The following are encoded together in the Bacteroidota bacterium genome:
- a CDS encoding glycosyltransferase codes for MTKAVLFGPGPQFKGGISNYNTSLAKALDKLGVEVHIVSWTQQYPAIIPRDFIDRSSKSDHLEGTNIKVTYITNYNNPASWAKTVRLIKDLKPDMVIFQWAIALQGLPMGWIARRLMKTGIEVIFDCHLVVQKESSTIDKAFTRYGLRKAHTYLTHAYKTVDELKTTLPELKYTVNETGERAKDGTHTVIKLYHPIYDLYQPRPDFDMEAMKKELNLKKNVFLFFGFIRKYKGLHNAIQAFKKVADKRDDVSLLIVGESFWNTLDNKKLATRIKQNLFKFAKSLFLKNSDNEQDYRPIDLVEQLNLQDKVTVVNRFVPNEEVNKYWQVSDVVLLYYLTATPSGVESLSYNFNVPVLATKVGHFPETIKDGYNGYLAEANDIDSMAAQMERFIDNPIPRQNIAETAKVLSWENYAKAILNR; via the coding sequence ATGACAAAAGCGGTTTTATTTGGGCCGGGCCCGCAGTTTAAGGGAGGTATCAGCAACTACAATACCTCGCTGGCAAAAGCATTGGATAAATTAGGCGTTGAGGTACACATTGTATCGTGGACACAGCAATACCCTGCAATTATCCCCCGTGATTTTATTGACCGCAGCAGCAAAAGCGACCATCTGGAGGGCACTAATATTAAGGTTACTTATATTACCAATTACAACAATCCTGCTTCGTGGGCTAAAACCGTGAGGCTGATTAAGGATTTGAAACCTGATATGGTGATTTTTCAGTGGGCGATTGCCCTGCAAGGATTACCAATGGGTTGGATTGCCCGCCGCTTGATGAAAACAGGCATTGAGGTAATTTTTGATTGCCACCTTGTAGTACAAAAAGAAAGCAGCACTATTGATAAGGCGTTTACCCGCTACGGTTTACGCAAAGCCCATACCTACCTTACCCATGCCTACAAAACGGTAGATGAACTGAAAACCACGCTGCCTGAGTTGAAATATACGGTGAATGAAACGGGTGAACGCGCCAAAGACGGCACACACACGGTAATAAAACTATATCACCCCATTTACGACCTTTACCAACCCCGCCCCGATTTTGACATGGAGGCGATGAAAAAAGAACTGAACCTTAAGAAAAACGTATTTCTGTTTTTTGGGTTCATTCGCAAATACAAAGGGCTGCACAATGCGATACAGGCATTTAAAAAAGTAGCCGATAAACGCGACGATGTGAGCTTATTAATAGTAGGTGAATCGTTTTGGAATACGCTGGATAATAAAAAACTGGCTACCCGCATCAAGCAAAACCTGTTCAAATTTGCCAAATCGTTGTTCCTTAAAAACAGTGATAACGAGCAAGACTACCGCCCCATTGATTTGGTTGAACAACTGAACCTACAGGATAAAGTAACGGTAGTGAATCGTTTTGTACCCAACGAAGAGGTGAATAAATACTGGCAGGTGAGCGATGTGGTATTGCTGTATTACCTTACGGCTACCCCATCGGGCGTTGAAAGTTTATCATACAACTTTAATGTTCCGGTGCTGGCCACCAAAGTAGGGCACTTCCCTGAGACAATTAAAGACGGTTACAACGGCTATCTTGCCGAAGCAAACGACATTGACAGTATGGCTGCCCAAATGGAGCGTTTTATTGATAACCCCATACCTCGCCAAAACATTGCAGAAACGGCTAAAGTACTTAGCTGGGAGAACTATGCAAAAGCGATTTTGAACAGATAA